CAGCCCCCGGTGATGCTGCCACCCCCGTCGCCGCCACCAACTGCTGGCAGAACTGAACCGACTCATGGCTCCATGGGGCTGGTAACTTGGCCCAGACATACATGGTGGCCTCAGGTCGATTTACGGGCCAGCCGATGGCTTCCAGGGCATTGATAAAAACATCCCGCCGCTGGCGGAAGCAGTCAACTCCCTGGGCGACGAGTTGGGGATCGCCTTGCAAGGCGGCGATCGCCCCATTGAGAATCCCGCTGTACTGGTTAAAGTCCACCACGGCTTTGATCTGGCGCAGGGCTCGAATTAAGTCCGGGTTCCCAATGGCATAACCAACCCGAAATCCCCCCATGTGGTAGGACTTGGAGAGGGTAAACAGCTCAATGGAAACTTGCTTTTGGGGATCTGCCTGCAAAATGGAGGGCGGCGGCTTGGCCTCGAAGACAAAATCTGCATAGGGGAAGTCGTGCACCAACACCAGATGGTGCTGTTGACAGAAGTCCACTGCGGCTTGAAAAAACGACAACGGGGCGATCGCCGTCGTGGGGTTATGGGGATAACTCAACACCATCAGCCGAGCTTGCGCTAACACCGACGGGGGAATATCGGCGAAAACGGGCAAAAAGCCTGCCTCTGGGCGCAGGGGCATGGGGTAAATCTGCCCCCCTGCCAAGTAAACCCCTCCCATGTGGGACGGATAACCAGGGTCGAGGAGCAACGCCACATCTCCCGGATTCAAAATCGCTAGGGGTAGATGGGCGGTTCCCTCCTGGGAGCCAATTAAGGGCAGTACCTCGGTTTCTGGATCAACACCCACCCCGTACTTCTGGGTGTACCACTGGGCTACGACTTGGCGAAACTCTCGGGTGCCATGAAACAGCAGATAGCCGTGGGTCGTTGGGTCAGCGAGAGATGCGGCGATCGCTGCCAGAACCGGGGCTGACGTCGGTAGATCCGAAGATCCCAGGGATAGATCCAGGATCAGCTGTCCGGCAGCCCTGGCTTTTGCCTTGGCCTGATCCATATCGGCGAAGACATTTCCCTGGAGTGCATCAAGACGTTTAGCAAACTGTATCATTGGGCATCACTGGTGTCGGGCGGCGGCTCCCCATGGCTGCTGCCGTTAATTCACCCCGCTGAGATTGGCATCCAGAAAATTGATGATGTCTTGCTTGCCCTTCACCCCTTCCAGAAAGGCTACCGCTATCCCAGCGTGAAATAACATCAGGGCAGGGACACCTTGGATATTATATTTGCCAACGGATTCAGGGTTGGGGTCAACTTCCATCTTAAAAATTTGCAGGCGATCGCCGTAATGAGTGGCAGCCCAATCCATTAAGGGGGACATTAACCGACAGGGGCCACACCAGGGAGCCCAAAAATAGACCAGCACCGGGGCAGTGGCTTGTAGAACTTGGATGTCAAATGCTGGATCGATTAGGGAAATGACGCTACTCATGCGGAGGTTTCTCAATCACCTCCGTCATTCTGACATCTTTTACAGTTCCTCGGCAGCGAGATTTAGCGACTCAAAGAACCTGCCAACCCAGACAGGCTCAAACCTCCGATGAGGGTGATCGCCCCAGCCAACCCCTACTCGTGGGCAAGGGCAAGGCGCTAGAGCTGGTCAATCTTAGCTTTCAAATCTTCCAACTCGGCATCCACTACTGTCGGCTTACCGGCAGGGAGAATCCCTGTCGGAGAGGCTCCCCCACCGATGGCTGCCTTCATCGCTGCCAATTCATCATCGACATCACTGCCAGATTCCAGGGCGGCAAATTGTCCCTCTAAACTATCCCCTGCAATTTCCATCACCCCTTGGGAGCGGGCCTCCATCATCAGCACCTTTTCTTCCATGCGCTCGAAGGCGGAGGTAGCACTACTGGTGTTGATTTTGCCAGTCATGGAGGCAATTTGCTCGTTTGCCTTGGCCGCACTAATCCGAGCCTTGAGCATATCTTTCTTGGTTTTGGCTTCAGAAATTTTGCTCTCCAGGGTAATCAGATTACGCTTCATCCCATCCACCTGGGCCACCTGCTGATCCAGTTGAGATTTGAGGGAATTGGACGTCTCCTGGTAGGTCTTCTTCCGGGTCAGAGCTTCCCGTGCCAAATCCTCATTGCCCTTTTGCAGAGCCAGTTGGGCGCGCTGTTGCCAGTTGTTGACCTCAGTCTGGGTGGAGTTGTACTGCTGCTCAGTCCGCTTTTGGGTGGCAATGGCACTGGCCACCGCCTGACGTAACTGCACCAGATCTTCCTGCATGTCGATTAAGGACTGTTCCAGAATTTTTTCTGGGTCTTCAGATTTACTCACCAGATCGTTGAGATTGGCTCTGGCTACACGGCTAATGCGGTCAAGTAATCCCATAGTTAGCTTCCTCTCAGTATGGATTCAGGGCGGGTCGGTAGGCTTTGCCAGTTCACTGGAACGCAGTTAAAACCAATATCCACTGTCCTAGCACAGGTCAAAGGCAATTTCTCGACATTTCGGGGATTTTCCCTCCAGATCTTATCCTGGAGATCCCGGTGGATGACCGTCGGGTTCATTGGCGGCTGGGAGTGCGGCGGCTTCTGGACTGGATGCTATCTGGGCTTTCATAGCTGCCAACTCCTGATCAATATCATCAGCGGCGCCCAATTGCTCAAACCGTTTTTCCAGTTCGTCGGTGCCCAGCTCGGCGATCGCCTCTGATCGGGCCTCTAATTGCAACACCTTCTCTTCCATGCGCTCAAAGGCACTGATTGCACTTCCGGTGTTTACCTTGCCCATCACCTCATAGAGCTTTTCCGAGGCTTGGGCGGAGCGGGCGCGGGCAATATAGAGATCCTTTTTGGTGCGGGCTTCAGAAATCTTACTCTCGAGGGTGCGCATATCCTGTTTGAGTTTGGTGACCACCCCCGCCTGCTGATCCAGTTGAGATTGCATGGCCGTGGCGGTCTCTTGATAGGATTTGCGTCGGGTCAAGGCCTCCCGTGCCAGGGCTTCTTCCCCACTTTGCAGCGCCAACTGCGCCCGCCGATACCAGTCTTGGGCGGTGGTGCTGGCCTGGGCACACTGCCGTTCGGTGCGCTTTTGGGTGGCGATTGCTTGGGCAACCGCTTGCCGCAACTGCACCAGTTGATCCTGCATCTCCATAACGGCCTGTTCCAGTATTTTCTCTGGATCTTCAGCGCCTGAAATCAGACTGTTGAGATTAGCCCGAATCACCCGCAGGATGCGATCAAACAATCCCATGTCCTTTCCCTCTGCTTACAACGTTGATCCAGCCAACAGTGCCACCCGGCAGGTTGTTTGTCCCATCCTATCGCACTCCTCTCCAGCTCCCAAAAGGTTGGACTGGAACCCTGGG
The window above is part of the Neosynechococcus sphagnicola sy1 genome. Proteins encoded here:
- a CDS encoding thioredoxin family protein — translated: MSSVISLIDPAFDIQVLQATAPVLVYFWAPWCGPCRLMSPLMDWAATHYGDRLQIFKMEVDPNPESVGKYNIQGVPALMLFHAGIAVAFLEGVKGKQDIINFLDANLSGVN
- a CDS encoding PspA/IM30 family protein — encoded protein: MGLLDRISRVARANLNDLVSKSEDPEKILEQSLIDMQEDLVQLRQAVASAIATQKRTEQQYNSTQTEVNNWQQRAQLALQKGNEDLAREALTRKKTYQETSNSLKSQLDQQVAQVDGMKRNLITLESKISEAKTKKDMLKARISAAKANEQIASMTGKINTSSATSAFERMEEKVLMMEARSQGVMEIAGDSLEGQFAALESGSDVDDELAAMKAAIGGGASPTGILPAGKPTVVDAELEDLKAKIDQL
- a CDS encoding PspA/IM30 family protein, whose amino-acid sequence is MGLFDRILRVIRANLNSLISGAEDPEKILEQAVMEMQDQLVQLRQAVAQAIATQKRTERQCAQASTTAQDWYRRAQLALQSGEEALAREALTRRKSYQETATAMQSQLDQQAGVVTKLKQDMRTLESKISEARTKKDLYIARARSAQASEKLYEVMGKVNTGSAISAFERMEEKVLQLEARSEAIAELGTDELEKRFEQLGAADDIDQELAAMKAQIASSPEAAALPAANEPDGHPPGSPG
- a CDS encoding LL-diaminopimelate aminotransferase, whose amino-acid sequence is MIQFAKRLDALQGNVFADMDQAKAKARAAGQLILDLSLGSSDLPTSAPVLAAIAASLADPTTHGYLLFHGTREFRQVVAQWYTQKYGVGVDPETEVLPLIGSQEGTAHLPLAILNPGDVALLLDPGYPSHMGGVYLAGGQIYPMPLRPEAGFLPVFADIPPSVLAQARLMVLSYPHNPTTAIAPLSFFQAAVDFCQQHHLVLVHDFPYADFVFEAKPPPSILQADPQKQVSIELFTLSKSYHMGGFRVGYAIGNPDLIRALRQIKAVVDFNQYSGILNGAIAALQGDPQLVAQGVDCFRQRRDVFINALEAIGWPVNRPEATMYVWAKLPAPWSHESVQFCQQLVAATGVAASPGAGFGQAGEGYVRFALVHPPEILAIAVDRIAEFLRTYSPVQPG